A single uncultured Acetobacterium sp. DNA region contains:
- a CDS encoding universal stress protein has protein sequence MFDKIIVISEVSNASAEMVKYIKSLRSLGTKECLLLQCFNPQDVDAGVSSYLTAIFNENLQQQSDLLMEQGFAVKTKVVSGNIKNEVNRVALEEKCSLIVVGAEKHSMIGGLFLGGIAYDVIYGSTKPILLVRDALRDEHEEPTLATNDGIEHVLFPTDFSENADIAFTYIKELVKNGVKQVTIFHIQDESKINPYLLHRLIEFNEIDQGRLEKLKDDLLSQNDINVDIQIRFGSPTAEILKIVDEQQIQLVVMGTQGRGFISEIFMGSVSHNIVRHSSSSVLLIPGIRE, from the coding sequence ATGTTTGATAAAATAATTGTTATTTCTGAGGTTTCAAATGCATCTGCTGAGATGGTAAAATATATCAAGAGTCTCAGATCGTTAGGAACAAAAGAATGTTTGCTGCTCCAATGTTTTAATCCTCAAGATGTGGATGCCGGCGTATCATCTTATTTAACAGCAATATTTAATGAAAATTTACAGCAGCAATCTGATTTATTAATGGAGCAAGGATTTGCGGTTAAAACAAAAGTAGTTTCTGGAAACATAAAAAATGAAGTAAATCGTGTTGCGTTGGAAGAGAAGTGCTCATTAATCGTAGTTGGAGCCGAAAAACACTCCATGATTGGCGGATTGTTTTTAGGTGGTATAGCCTATGATGTTATCTATGGTTCGACTAAGCCCATCCTTCTGGTTAGAGATGCTTTAAGAGATGAGCATGAAGAGCCGACATTAGCGACGAATGATGGCATTGAACATGTTCTATTCCCAACAGATTTTTCAGAAAATGCTGATATCGCATTTACCTATATAAAAGAACTTGTGAAAAATGGTGTAAAACAGGTAACCATTTTTCACATTCAGGATGAGTCTAAAATTAATCCATACCTTTTACATCGACTGATTGAATTTAATGAAATAGATCAGGGCAGACTTGAAAAACTAAAGGATGATCTTTTATCACAAAATGATATTAATGTCGATATTCAAATACGGTTTGGATCGCCAACAGCGGAAATTCTTAAAATTGTTGATGAACAGCAAATTCAACTTGTTGTAATGGGAACCCAGGGGCGAGGCTTTATCAGTGAAATATTCATGGGGAGCGTCAGTCATAATATTGTTCGTCATTCCTCCTCATCGGTACTGTTGATACCTGGAATTCGCGAATAA
- a CDS encoding DegV family protein, with protein MSFEIVTDSSANLPDELINKYDLHILSLLYRIGEEEYESYVKGQRTDLTEFYKRMRNKEVITTSCMSSGTCRDLFESILSQGKDLLYIGFSSALSATYQTGNQVMEEMKTDYPDAKIMSVDTLGASLGEGLLVTHAAKLREDGLSIESVYDWLIENSLHLCHWFTVDDLFFLMRGGRVSASSAIMGTVLSIKPVMHMDDYGRLIPVSKVRGRKNSLRILLEQMEKTAIDPTNQTVYISHGDCLEDALYLADKIKQKFGTKDILVHLIEPVIGAHCGPGTVALFFIGTER; from the coding sequence ATGAGCTTTGAAATTGTAACGGACTCTTCTGCTAATTTGCCAGATGAACTAATAAATAAATATGACTTGCATATATTATCACTTTTATACCGAATTGGTGAAGAAGAATATGAAAGTTATGTAAAAGGTCAGCGAACGGACTTAACGGAGTTTTATAAACGGATGCGAAACAAAGAAGTCATTACCACCTCTTGCATGAGTTCTGGTACGTGTCGTGATTTGTTTGAAAGTATTCTCAGTCAGGGGAAAGACCTTCTTTATATTGGTTTTTCATCTGCATTGAGTGCAACCTATCAAACCGGAAATCAGGTGATGGAGGAGATGAAAACAGATTATCCCGACGCTAAAATTATGTCAGTGGATACACTGGGAGCATCGCTTGGAGAGGGACTTTTGGTAACCCATGCGGCAAAACTGCGAGAAGACGGGTTATCAATTGAATCAGTCTATGATTGGCTCATCGAGAATAGCTTACATCTTTGTCACTGGTTTACAGTGGATGATTTGTTTTTTCTAATGCGTGGGGGACGTGTCTCAGCATCAAGTGCAATCATGGGGACGGTGCTCAGCATTAAACCAGTGATGCACATGGATGATTATGGCCGCCTGATACCAGTATCTAAAGTACGTGGCCGAAAAAATTCCCTCCGAATTCTTTTGGAACAAATGGAAAAAACAGCAATTGATCCTACAAATCAAACGGTTTACATTTCGCATGGAGACTGTCTTGAAGACGCACTTTATCTAGCTGATAAAATAAAACAAAAATTTGGAACCAAGGATATTCTTGTTCACTTAATTGAACCTGTAATTGGGGCACATTGTGGTCCAGGAACTGTAGCGCTTTTTTTTATTGGAACCGAAAGATAA
- a CDS encoding DUF192 domain-containing protein, giving the protein MENCTILRDNMLLLSEVKVADRFVTRLIGLLKTVVLTENQGLLLKKCNQVHTFGMKFAIDAIFLSKDGDILHMEQEMMPGKVSPYIKKAYWVLELASGSCNRFKLEINQHLIIWKK; this is encoded by the coding sequence ATGGAAAATTGCACGATATTAAGAGATAATATGCTATTATTAAGTGAAGTAAAAGTAGCGGATCGCTTTGTGACTCGACTGATCGGTTTATTAAAAACTGTTGTCTTGACTGAAAATCAAGGATTGCTGTTAAAAAAATGCAATCAAGTCCATACTTTTGGAATGAAATTTGCTATTGATGCGATATTTTTGTCAAAAGACGGGGATATACTGCATATGGAACAAGAAATGATGCCGGGGAAAGTTAGTCCATATATCAAAAAAGCATATTGGGTATTGGAGTTAGCATCTGGCTCCTGCAATCGGTTTAAGTTGGAAATCAATCAGCATCTCATTATCTGGAAGAAATAA